The proteins below are encoded in one region of Dioscorea cayenensis subsp. rotundata cultivar TDr96_F1 chromosome 18, TDr96_F1_v2_PseudoChromosome.rev07_lg8_w22 25.fasta, whole genome shotgun sequence:
- the LOC120282760 gene encoding uncharacterized protein LOC120282760 has product MRNLEHQVAQMSKLLEERLSGTLPSNTVANPKESLKGVSLRSWKKLQDPVEKEHEPSVAEPVVISDTDNAPQNRTPVTEYQQKLPFSSKAKKDQQDEQYKKFIDMFKTLHINVPYVEALAQMPRYAKFLKELLTNKRKLEDVSSVTLSEECSALLCNNLPKKEKDPGGFIVPCTIGGLVDEKETFFRDELIDLLEDIVFDEDELGLAT; this is encoded by the exons ATGAGGAACTTAGAACATCAAGTggctcaaatgtccaagttaCTAGAAGAAAGATTATCGGGGACTCTTCCAAGCAACACAGTGGCTAACCCGAAAGAATCATTGAAGGGCGTGTCCTTAAGAAGTTGGAAGAAACTACAAGATCCTGTTGAGAAAGAACATGAACCATCAGTTGCTGAACCAGTGGTGATCTCTGATACAGACAATGCCCCACAAAACAGAACCCCAGTCACAGAATATCAGCAGAAACTCCCTTTTTCCTCTAAGGCAAAAAAAGACCAACAggatgagcaatacaaaaagttcATAGACATGTTCAAGACTTTGCACATTAATGTTCCATATGTAGAAGCCCTAGCTCAGATGCCTAGGTATGCTAAGTTTCTAAAGGAATTGCTcactaacaagagaaagttggaggatgTATCTTCAGTAACACTGAGTGAAGAGTGCTCTGCTTTGCTTTGCAATAATCTTCCTAAGAAGGAGAAAGATCCTGGGGGCTTTATTGTTCCATGCACGATTGGGGGTTTGGTCGATGAAAAG GAGACATTCTTCAGAGATGAACTCATTGACCTTTTGGAGGATATTGtatttgatgaagatgaactGGGTTTGGCAACATAA